The following proteins come from a genomic window of Nostoc sp. ATCC 53789:
- a CDS encoding glutamate-5-semialdehyde dehydrogenase produces the protein MTVEVLDDHPEPITSAQRAYQASLKLGITKGADRSRAVLAMAQALERSFDDILEANTLDLEASREMAVPELILDWLKLTPKRLEMTVDVLQRLGELSDPLRRVRTADYQLEDSQSYTQLMPLGVIGFIYEAFPDLGAIAAGFCIKTGNSIILKGSTEASHSNAAIAEALQNAIAEVGLPSGCVELITAEHGASIRDLVTQDQYVNLVIPYGRSSLVQQVVRQSTCPVLKSAMGNCYLYWSLNSSLEMVRWMILDSHQSEPDQVNAIEKVLIHRQALPSSLAVLWNSLMEKGFEIRGDAELVQAFPQLQLVKEGEWGNPYLTKTVAFKLVDSLEGAIAWINEHSSGHADSIVTESYQESRQFALGVNSASTYINTSPRFSRNPSRGDSVFLGMSNQKGHRRGFISLETLTTVKHIVQGNGRF, from the coding sequence ATGACTGTTGAAGTTTTAGATGACCACCCCGAACCGATTACTAGTGCCCAACGAGCCTATCAAGCTTCCCTAAAGTTGGGGATTACAAAGGGAGCAGACCGCAGTCGTGCAGTATTGGCGATGGCGCAAGCTCTTGAGCGCTCATTTGACGACATTCTAGAAGCCAACACGTTGGATTTAGAAGCCAGTCGAGAAATGGCAGTGCCAGAGTTGATATTGGACTGGCTGAAGCTGACTCCTAAAAGGCTAGAGATGACAGTAGACGTTTTACAACGGTTAGGGGAATTATCAGATCCGCTACGGCGCGTCAGAACGGCTGATTATCAACTGGAAGATTCCCAGAGTTACACCCAGTTAATGCCTTTGGGAGTGATTGGATTTATTTATGAAGCCTTTCCCGATTTAGGGGCGATCGCAGCAGGTTTTTGTATTAAAACTGGCAATAGTATAATTCTCAAAGGCAGTACTGAAGCTAGCCATTCCAACGCCGCCATCGCTGAGGCACTGCAAAATGCGATCGCAGAAGTTGGTCTACCTTCAGGCTGTGTAGAACTGATTACAGCCGAACATGGTGCTTCAATTCGGGATTTAGTCACCCAAGACCAGTACGTGAATCTAGTTATTCCCTACGGACGTTCTAGCTTGGTACAGCAGGTAGTACGACAGTCAACTTGCCCAGTCTTAAAGTCCGCGATGGGTAACTGTTATCTCTACTGGTCACTAAATTCCAGTTTAGAAATGGTACGTTGGATGATTCTTGATAGCCATCAAAGTGAACCAGATCAAGTCAATGCCATTGAAAAGGTACTCATTCATCGTCAAGCCTTGCCATCATCCTTAGCAGTTCTGTGGAACAGCTTGATGGAAAAAGGCTTTGAAATTAGAGGGGATGCAGAACTAGTACAAGCCTTTCCCCAGTTGCAGCTGGTGAAGGAGGGCGAATGGGGAAATCCTTATTTAACAAAGACAGTAGCTTTTAAACTGGTGGATAGCTTAGAGGGTGCGATCGCTTGGATTAATGAACACAGCAGTGGTCATGCTGACTCCATCGTTACTGAATCCTACCAAGAAAGTCGGCAGTTTGCTTTGGGAGTTAACAGTGCCTCTACCTACATCAACACTTCCCCGCGTTTTTCCCGCAACCCCTCGCGTGGAGATTCGGTGTTTCTCGGTATGTCTAACCAAAAAGGTCATCGTCGAGGATTTATCAGCCTAGAAACTTTGACCACTGTTAAGCACATTGTTCAGGGAAATGGCAGGTTTTAA
- the psbM gene encoding photosystem II reaction center protein PsbM — MQVNDLGFVASILFVLVPTVFLLILYIQTASRQGGKDS, encoded by the coding sequence ATGCAAGTTAATGACCTGGGGTTCGTAGCGAGCATTTTGTTCGTATTAGTTCCCACTGTGTTTTTACTAATTCTGTACATCCAAACTGCTAGCCGCCAAGGTGGAAAAGATAGTTAA
- the ribH gene encoding 6,7-dimethyl-8-ribityllumazine synthase, whose translation MAVFEGTFTQTEPLRFAVVIGRFNDLVTGKLLEGCQDCLKRHGVDPNPQGNQVDYVWVPGSFEVPLVARQLALSHRYDAVICLGAVIRGQTPHFDYVSAEVSKGIAAASFQTGVPVIFGILTVDTMQQALERAGIKGNHGWDYALNALEMASLMRQLRSNLAEPYSRNSQSLPASFQSASIGNLTAESEELG comes from the coding sequence ATGGCAGTTTTCGAGGGAACTTTTACCCAAACGGAGCCTTTGCGGTTTGCAGTGGTGATTGGTCGATTCAATGACCTTGTTACCGGAAAGCTGCTAGAGGGATGTCAAGATTGCTTGAAACGCCACGGTGTAGATCCTAACCCCCAAGGTAATCAGGTGGACTATGTTTGGGTTCCAGGAAGTTTTGAGGTACCTTTAGTAGCTCGCCAACTAGCACTTTCCCATCGTTATGATGCTGTAATTTGTCTAGGTGCAGTCATTCGTGGGCAAACACCCCATTTTGATTATGTATCCGCCGAAGTTTCTAAAGGTATCGCCGCCGCTAGTTTTCAAACTGGAGTGCCAGTAATTTTTGGCATTTTGACAGTAGATACTATGCAGCAAGCCTTAGAACGGGCAGGTATCAAAGGTAATCATGGCTGGGATTATGCTCTAAACGCCCTAGAAATGGCAAGCCTGATGCGGCAATTGCGTTCTAACCTAGCAGAGCCATATTCTCGTAATAGCCAGTCTTTGCCAGCCTCTTTTCAAAGTGCCAGCATCGGCAATTTAACGGCGGAGTCAGAAGAACTCGGCTAA
- a CDS encoding PPC domain-containing protein, with protein MNKVFAAGLKQLIIIPATLLAIGVSTSAAFAQNKLYSPIPLSNSTELSDSLSDKDIPTGQGGFARDYTVKLQKGDNLAVDLSSENFDSIITLLAPDGSTLAENDDGPDGSSNSLLFTRIVETGNYVIRVRSFGETGVGAFKLKVTKLQPIK; from the coding sequence ATGAATAAAGTTTTTGCGGCGGGTTTAAAACAACTCATAATTATTCCTGCCACATTGCTGGCAATAGGTGTAAGTACAAGCGCAGCTTTTGCTCAAAATAAGTTGTATAGTCCAATTCCTTTATCTAACAGTACTGAACTTTCCGATAGCCTCTCAGATAAAGACATTCCCACAGGTCAAGGTGGGTTTGCTCGTGATTATACTGTGAAGTTACAAAAGGGCGATAATTTAGCAGTTGATCTGTCATCTGAAAATTTTGACAGCATCATTACACTGCTAGCACCTGATGGATCGACTCTGGCAGAAAATGATGATGGCCCCGATGGTAGTAGCAATTCCCTACTATTTACCCGCATCGTAGAGACGGGGAATTATGTGATTCGTGTCCGATCTTTTGGAGAAACTGGGGTTGGGGCTTTTAAACTCAAGGTGACAAAGTTGCAACCGATTAAATAA
- the psbZ gene encoding photosystem II reaction center protein PsbZ, with translation MTIIFQFALIGLVLLSFVLVVGVPVAYATPQNWVESKKLLWVGSAVWIALVFLVGLLNFFVV, from the coding sequence ATGACCATAATATTCCAATTTGCCTTGATAGGTCTAGTCCTATTGTCCTTTGTCCTGGTTGTAGGCGTTCCGGTTGCTTACGCTACTCCCCAAAATTGGGTTGAATCTAAAAAACTACTCTGGGTTGGTTCTGCCGTCTGGATTGCTTTGGTATTTTTAGTTGGTTTGTTAAACTTTTTTGTCGTGTAG
- a CDS encoding universal stress protein: MINKILLTVSGLGHAEEMLKTLREIPSIESAKVTILHVVQAQNTAATMTTKWENGGKILANAIQTLNLDPSQVSSILREGDPKDVVCQVADEIDADLIVMGSRGLKRLQSILSNSVSQYVFQLSSRPMLLVKDDIYVKKIKRIMVAIDNSDSAKNCLKLALFLLRDIQGGQLILANISTDLGGKKSEITEVNSDKNPVLAAAVAEAQKQGIQSRAYISSGKPGEEICRLAEELNIDLLLLGSPDRRPSIAKSFVDIDRLIGSSLSDYVRVNATCPVLLARTIA, translated from the coding sequence ATGATAAACAAAATTTTGCTGACTGTATCGGGATTGGGACACGCAGAAGAAATGCTCAAAACCCTGAGAGAAATCCCTTCAATTGAATCTGCGAAAGTTACAATTTTGCATGTTGTTCAGGCACAAAATACTGCTGCTACCATGACCACTAAATGGGAAAATGGTGGTAAAATTCTGGCTAATGCCATTCAAACTTTGAACTTAGATCCTAGCCAGGTTTCTTCAATTTTGCGCGAAGGCGATCCCAAAGATGTAGTTTGCCAAGTAGCTGATGAAATAGATGCTGACTTGATTGTTATGGGTTCACGCGGACTTAAGCGACTACAATCTATTTTATCTAACTCAGTTAGTCAGTATGTTTTCCAGCTATCTTCTCGCCCCATGTTGCTGGTAAAAGATGACATTTATGTGAAAAAAATTAAGCGCATTATGGTGGCAATAGACAACTCTGATTCTGCAAAAAACTGCTTGAAATTGGCACTATTTTTACTGCGAGATATTCAGGGAGGCCAGTTAATTTTGGCAAATATTAGTACAGATTTAGGTGGTAAAAAATCGGAAATAACCGAGGTTAACTCAGATAAAAATCCAGTTTTAGCAGCCGCAGTTGCAGAAGCTCAAAAACAAGGTATCCAATCTCGTGCTTATATCAGCAGTGGCAAACCTGGTGAAGAAATTTGTCGCTTGGCAGAAGAGTTGAATATAGACTTATTATTGCTCGGTTCTCCAGATCGTCGTCCATCCATCGCTAAGAGTTTTGTTGATATAGATCGACTCATCGGATCTTCCTTGTCTGACTATGTTCGAGTCAATGCCACTTGTCCGGTATTATTGGCGCGGACGATCGCTTAA
- the cobS gene encoding adenosylcobinamide-GDP ribazoletransferase: MTKQQQWWKKLLSKLAAGIIFYTSIPLPYLNGLDFQGVARLASLVGLIIGGILGLLDTGMDYLGMPVLTRSALVVSIWIAITGGLHLDGAMDTADGLAVGDPDRRLEVMADSATGAFGAMTAIALVLLKITALTDMPENRCLLLMAACGWGRWGQQVAIARYPYLKPTGKGAFHKQAIRSYKDLLPGLLLLLGLSGLLVLIDKQQLFLALAMIVAGSAIATLTGAWFNHKLGGHTGDTYGAVVEWTEALFLCVLTIF; the protein is encoded by the coding sequence ATGACGAAACAGCAACAGTGGTGGAAAAAGCTGCTGTCAAAGCTGGCAGCTGGTATCATATTTTATACAAGTATTCCATTACCGTATTTGAACGGATTAGATTTTCAGGGAGTGGCACGTCTTGCTTCGCTTGTAGGGTTAATAATTGGGGGGATTTTAGGGTTACTGGATACGGGGATGGATTATTTGGGTATGCCAGTGTTAACTCGTAGTGCTTTGGTAGTAAGTATTTGGATTGCCATAACTGGAGGACTGCACTTAGATGGGGCAATGGATACTGCCGATGGTTTAGCAGTAGGCGACCCAGATCGGCGGCTGGAGGTGATGGCAGATAGTGCTACAGGTGCATTTGGAGCAATGACCGCGATCGCCTTGGTGCTACTCAAAATCACAGCCTTAACAGATATGCCAGAAAACCGTTGTTTGTTACTGATGGCGGCTTGTGGCTGGGGACGTTGGGGACAACAAGTAGCGATCGCACGGTATCCTTATTTAAAACCAACTGGCAAAGGTGCATTTCACAAACAAGCCATTCGTTCTTACAAAGATTTGTTACCAGGATTGTTATTGCTGTTGGGTTTGAGTGGTTTACTTGTGCTGATAGATAAACAGCAATTATTTCTTGCACTGGCAATGATAGTTGCTGGAAGTGCGATCGCCACTTTAACCGGCGCATGGTTCAACCACAAATTAGGCGGACACACCGGAGACACCTACGGCGCAGTCGTCGAGTGGACTGAAGCCTTATTTCTCTGCGTATTGACCATTTTTTAA
- a CDS encoding 2Fe-2S iron-sulfur cluster-binding protein: MGNIKFVKENKEVVAADGANLRLKAMQNDIDIYTFIGKMTNCGGNGQCGTCIVEIVEGLENLSPRTEVENRKFKKKPENYRLACQTLVNGSVSVVTKP, from the coding sequence ATGGGTAATATCAAATTCGTTAAAGAGAATAAAGAAGTAGTAGCGGCAGATGGTGCCAATCTCCGACTCAAAGCCATGCAAAATGACATTGATATATATACATTCATTGGCAAGATGACCAATTGTGGCGGTAATGGTCAATGTGGTACTTGCATTGTTGAAATAGTCGAAGGACTAGAAAATCTTTCCCCTCGCACAGAAGTAGAAAACCGGAAATTCAAGAAAAAGCCAGAAAATTACCGCCTTGCGTGTCAAACTTTAGTGAATGGCTCAGTCAGCGTAGTCACAAAGCCTTAA
- a CDS encoding CBS domain-containing protein, protein MDLILCHTTADFDALGAAVGLTRLLPGSKIVLTGGSHPPVRDFLALHRDEYPLIERRSVNPEKIRSLTVVDTQQRDRLGKAAEWLDLPHLGEIIVYDHHLGQESDIPATRSHLSSVGAATTLIVEQLQQQEISLTSAEATVMALGIHVDTGSLTFDQSTPRDALALAWLMQQGASLSVISTYRDPGLSLQLQQLLTEALENLEYICLRGYTIAWVTLQTDSFVPGLSSLASELVELTEIDAILLANQYPLSENDSRLTIIGRSQIPKTNLNLLFQLLGGGGHSQAASLNLRGVDSQAILKQLLDGIKAQIPHPLTARDLMSSPVRTILPETTIAEAQRILLRYGHSGLSVVDTQGQLVGIISRRDLDIALHHGFSHSPVKGYMTRNLKTITPDTTLPQIESLMVTYDIGRLPVLENEQLVGLVTRTDVLRELHQERDENGEGGEEERQKSNINLPQLQNKLAPQLWQLLTIASQEAEKRGWHLYLVGGAVRDLLLAETAGSLMIKDIDLVVDGFHKSADVGAGVELAKALQQLYPAARLEIHGAFQTAALLWHKDPELDSLWVDIATARTEFYPYPAANPEVEASSIRQDLYRRDFTINAIALRLTSPRSGELLDFFGGLLDLQAKQIRVLHPNSFIEDPTRIYRGVRFAVRFGFEIEPQTEEFIRYAINSGVYDRTSQENTKTPALQTRLKTELKHILEAPYWKSALQLLDNLGALQCIHPTLKLDALLLRQLRLLELCLRRFDAEQTLIHWQMRLEALIAHLAPEYRVKVAQNLQLQDDSIVRLKNLVQSFSQVIESLPTFQHPSQLVQLLRQYDLPMLILIALQSPRDIRHKIWEYLTVLANVQPLLNGNDLKKLGYKPGPLYRQILDDILAATLDRVIKDKAEAEEFLAQHYPK, encoded by the coding sequence ATGGATTTAATTCTTTGCCACACAACCGCAGATTTTGACGCACTAGGAGCAGCAGTAGGGTTAACGCGCTTACTACCGGGAAGTAAGATTGTGCTGACTGGCGGTTCTCATCCTCCTGTGCGGGATTTTTTAGCATTGCATCGGGATGAATATCCGCTAATTGAACGCCGTTCGGTGAATCCTGAAAAAATTCGTTCTCTGACTGTGGTGGATACGCAACAGCGCGATCGCTTGGGTAAAGCTGCTGAGTGGTTAGATTTACCCCATCTTGGGGAAATTATAGTTTATGACCATCACTTAGGACAAGAATCAGATATTCCTGCCACGCGATCGCATCTTTCTTCAGTAGGAGCCGCCACAACTTTAATTGTGGAGCAATTGCAACAACAGGAAATTTCCTTGACTTCTGCCGAAGCGACTGTGATGGCTTTGGGTATCCACGTTGACACTGGCTCCTTGACTTTTGACCAATCCACACCACGGGATGCCTTAGCTTTGGCTTGGTTGATGCAACAAGGTGCAAGTTTATCGGTAATTTCTACCTACCGTGACCCTGGCTTATCTTTGCAATTGCAGCAGCTATTAACTGAGGCGTTGGAAAATTTAGAATATATTTGCCTACGTGGATATACGATAGCTTGGGTAACACTGCAAACGGATAGTTTTGTGCCAGGGCTATCGAGTTTGGCTTCAGAACTCGTGGAATTAACCGAAATTGATGCGATTCTGTTGGCTAATCAGTATCCTTTGAGTGAAAATGATTCACGTTTAACTATAATTGGGCGATCGCAAATTCCCAAAACAAATCTTAATCTATTATTCCAACTCTTGGGCGGCGGCGGTCATTCACAAGCCGCATCGCTAAATCTAAGAGGAGTGGATTCACAAGCAATATTAAAACAACTCCTTGACGGAATAAAAGCACAAATTCCCCACCCCCTCACCGCTAGGGATTTGATGTCTTCTCCTGTTCGCACGATTCTACCTGAAACCACAATTGCTGAGGCACAGCGAATTTTGTTGCGCTATGGACACTCTGGTTTATCTGTAGTCGATACTCAAGGGCAACTAGTAGGTATTATTTCGCGCCGGGATCTTGATATTGCCCTGCACCACGGATTTAGTCATTCGCCAGTTAAGGGCTATATGACAAGAAATCTGAAAACAATTACACCAGATACAACACTGCCACAAATTGAGTCGCTGATGGTGACTTATGATATCGGACGCTTGCCAGTATTGGAGAATGAGCAGTTAGTTGGTCTTGTCACTCGTACTGATGTCTTGCGGGAATTACATCAGGAAAGGGATGAAAACGGAGAAGGGGGAGAGGAGGAGAGACAGAAAAGTAATATTAATCTCCCGCAATTGCAAAATAAACTTGCTCCTCAGTTATGGCAATTACTCACCATCGCATCGCAAGAAGCCGAAAAACGAGGTTGGCATCTTTATCTTGTCGGGGGTGCGGTGCGGGATTTGCTGTTAGCTGAGACAGCAGGTAGCTTGATGATTAAAGATATTGACCTAGTAGTTGATGGCTTTCACAAATCGGCAGATGTTGGCGCTGGTGTGGAACTAGCAAAAGCACTCCAACAACTTTACCCTGCGGCTCGTTTAGAAATCCACGGGGCTTTTCAAACTGCTGCTTTGTTGTGGCACAAAGACCCAGAATTAGATTCTCTTTGGGTAGATATTGCCACGGCTAGAACAGAGTTTTATCCTTACCCGGCGGCGAATCCAGAGGTTGAGGCGAGTTCGATTCGTCAAGACTTGTATCGTCGGGATTTTACTATTAATGCGATCGCTTTGCGGCTCACCTCTCCCCGCTCTGGTGAATTACTCGATTTCTTTGGCGGTTTACTCGATTTACAAGCTAAACAAATTCGGGTTTTACACCCTAACAGCTTTATCGAAGATCCCACCCGCATTTATCGTGGCGTGCGCTTTGCCGTGCGCTTCGGATTTGAAATTGAACCGCAAACGGAAGAGTTTATTCGTTATGCCATCAACAGTGGTGTTTATGATCGCACTTCCCAAGAGAATACCAAAACTCCAGCCCTACAAACTAGACTCAAAACAGAATTAAAACACATCCTAGAAGCGCCCTACTGGAAATCAGCTTTACAATTACTCGATAATTTAGGGGCATTGCAATGTATCCATCCTACCCTCAAACTAGATGCTTTACTCTTGCGACAATTACGTTTGTTAGAACTCTGTTTGCGGCGATTTGATGCTGAACAAACTCTCATTCACTGGCAAATGCGTCTAGAAGCATTAATCGCCCACCTAGCACCTGAATATCGGGTGAAAGTAGCACAAAATTTGCAATTACAAGACGATAGCATTGTTAGGTTGAAAAACTTAGTTCAAAGCTTTAGTCAAGTAATAGAATCTTTACCCACTTTTCAACACCCCAGTCAACTAGTGCAGTTGTTGCGGCAATATGATTTACCAATGCTGATTTTAATTGCTTTGCAAAGTCCGCGAGATATTAGACATAAAATTTGGGAATATTTAACAGTTTTGGCAAATGTGCAGCCACTATTAAATGGCAATGATTTAAAGAAACTTGGTTACAAACCAGGGCCACTGTATCGACAAATATTAGATGATATACTTGCTGCTACTTTGGATAGAGTAATTAAAGATAAGGCTGAGGCTGAAGAATTTTTAGCGCAACACTATCCTAAATGA
- a CDS encoding alkaline phosphatase codes for MELMDGGLLANRCRRRSFLLGAGLLTGLTIASQWHPVLASSRFSDYPFSLGVASGDPLPDGVVIWTRLAPNPLSGGRMPVVNVPVRWQVALDENMKRVVRRGTVLATPELAHSVHVDVRGLDPDRWYWYQFEAGREVSPIGRTRTAPAFYSYTQQLNFAFVSCQDWQNGYYTAYRHLAEENLDLVVHLGDYIYEYGPQSGGPRQHNSPEIITLADYRDRYALYRTDQSLQAAHAAFPWIVTWDDHEVDNNYANLIPEDNQSEEAFRKRRASAYQAYYEHMPLRQSSLPKGPDALLYRRLTFGNLAEFNVLDTRQYRTNQPCNDGLKPRCPETFDPNATMTGSEQEQWLRKGLDQSRSRWNVIAQQTMLGQYNFNSSPGPGVFNVDQWDGYVAARNRLLSFLNQRKPSNPVVITGDIHSSWVHDLKLDFNNPNSATVGTEFVGTSITSDFPTAFIAPVQASLSNNPHTKFFDGAFRGYVRCNLTPQRWQSDYRVVSSIVDLNASVKTLASFTVQNGQPGAQLS; via the coding sequence ATGGAACTTATGGATGGCGGACTGCTAGCAAATCGGTGTAGACGGCGGAGTTTTTTGTTGGGTGCAGGATTGTTAACTGGGTTAACAATTGCTAGCCAGTGGCATCCGGTATTGGCTAGCTCAAGGTTTTCTGATTATCCGTTCAGTCTTGGTGTTGCCTCTGGTGATCCTTTGCCGGATGGTGTTGTTATTTGGACGCGGCTGGCTCCAAATCCACTTTCTGGAGGTAGAATGCCAGTGGTAAATGTGCCAGTGCGGTGGCAAGTTGCCCTTGATGAAAACATGAAACGAGTTGTGCGTCGAGGAACAGTGCTGGCAACACCAGAGTTAGCGCACTCAGTCCACGTTGATGTGCGTGGGCTAGATCCTGACCGTTGGTACTGGTATCAATTTGAAGCTGGTAGAGAAGTGAGCCCCATTGGCCGGACTCGCACAGCACCAGCATTTTATAGCTATACCCAACAACTAAACTTTGCTTTTGTCTCCTGTCAAGACTGGCAAAATGGCTACTACACGGCTTATCGGCATTTGGCTGAGGAAAACCTCGACCTTGTGGTTCATCTAGGTGATTACATCTATGAATATGGGCCACAATCTGGTGGACCACGCCAGCATAACAGTCCAGAAATCATTACTCTTGCAGACTACCGCGATCGCTACGCCCTGTACAGAACAGACCAGAGTCTCCAAGCTGCTCATGCTGCTTTTCCCTGGATTGTCACCTGGGACGATCATGAAGTTGACAATAATTATGCCAATTTAATCCCCGAAGATAACCAAAGCGAAGAGGCTTTTAGGAAACGCCGAGCTAGTGCGTACCAGGCTTACTACGAACACATGCCCCTCCGTCAGTCTTCCTTGCCTAAAGGCCCAGATGCACTGCTTTATCGTCGGTTGACTTTCGGTAATTTAGCTGAGTTCAACGTCCTAGATACCAGGCAGTACCGCACTAACCAACCTTGTAATGATGGACTGAAGCCTCGCTGCCCAGAAACTTTTGATCCAAATGCTACTATGACCGGCTCAGAACAAGAGCAGTGGCTACGAAAAGGGTTAGATCAGTCGCGATCGCGCTGGAATGTGATTGCTCAACAGACCATGCTCGGCCAGTACAATTTTAATAGTAGTCCAGGCCCCGGTGTCTTCAATGTGGATCAGTGGGACGGCTACGTAGCTGCACGTAATCGGCTCTTGAGTTTTCTAAACCAGCGCAAGCCTTCTAATCCAGTGGTGATTACCGGAGACATCCATTCTAGTTGGGTACACGATCTAAAGCTTGATTTTAATAACCCCAATTCAGCCACAGTAGGCACTGAGTTCGTAGGAACCTCAATTACCTCTGACTTTCCCACAGCATTTATCGCTCCAGTTCAAGCTTCACTAAGTAACAATCCCCATACCAAGTTTTTTGATGGTGCTTTTCGGGGATATGTCCGTTGCAACCTTACCCCACAACGCTGGCAAAGTGACTACCGCGTTGTATCAAGCATCGTTGACTTGAATGCCTCTGTCAAAACTCTAGCTTCGTTTACAGTCCAAAACGGACAACCAGGAGCGCAGCTGAGTTAA
- the tgt gene encoding tRNA guanosine(34) transglycosylase Tgt gives MSANFSFECLACCSQTKARAGVFFTPHGIVETPRFMPVGTLANVKTITPAQLRDTGAQMVLSNTYHLHLQPGEAIVAGGGGLHKFMGWNGPMLTDSGGFQVFSLSEMRKITEEGVTFRSPHDGRIINLTPERSIEIQNTLGADVIMAFDECPPYPATRQEVETATERTYRWLERCITAHQRSEQALFGIVQGGVYLDLRCRAAEALAKLDLPGYAIGGVSVGEPPELMAQIVKVTAPLLPPEKPRYLMGVGTYREMAIAIASGIDLFDCVIPTRWARHGTAIVQGGRWNLKNAKFREDFTPLDETCPCYTCQNFSRAYVSHLVRSQEILAYTLLSIHNITELIRFTQHIREAILSDRFTTEFGHWLNEESGDEEWEVEE, from the coding sequence ATGAGTGCGAATTTTTCCTTTGAATGTCTTGCTTGCTGTAGTCAGACAAAAGCTAGAGCCGGAGTGTTTTTTACTCCTCACGGGATTGTAGAAACCCCCAGATTTATGCCAGTGGGTACGCTGGCAAATGTCAAAACTATCACCCCAGCCCAGCTACGAGATACTGGGGCGCAAATGGTTTTATCCAATACTTATCATCTTCACCTACAACCAGGGGAAGCGATCGTGGCTGGGGGTGGAGGATTACACAAGTTTATGGGTTGGAACGGCCCAATGCTTACAGATTCTGGTGGGTTTCAGGTGTTCAGTTTAAGTGAGATGCGAAAAATTACTGAAGAAGGTGTAACTTTCCGCTCACCCCACGATGGACGAATTATTAACTTGACACCAGAACGCTCCATTGAGATTCAAAATACTTTAGGGGCAGATGTGATCATGGCCTTTGATGAGTGTCCGCCTTACCCAGCGACTCGGCAAGAGGTTGAAACTGCTACTGAACGAACTTATCGCTGGTTAGAACGCTGCATAACGGCTCATCAACGTAGTGAGCAGGCTTTGTTTGGGATTGTGCAGGGAGGCGTGTATTTGGATTTGCGTTGTCGTGCGGCAGAAGCTTTGGCTAAGTTAGATTTGCCTGGATATGCCATTGGTGGCGTGAGTGTGGGAGAACCGCCAGAATTGATGGCTCAGATTGTAAAAGTGACAGCACCACTTCTACCGCCCGAAAAGCCTCGTTATTTGATGGGTGTGGGTACTTATCGGGAAATGGCGATCGCGATCGCATCTGGGATAGATTTATTTGATTGCGTAATTCCCACTCGCTGGGCGAGACATGGAACGGCAATAGTTCAGGGCGGACGCTGGAATTTAAAAAATGCTAAGTTTCGTGAAGATTTTACGCCATTAGATGAAACTTGTCCCTGCTACACATGTCAAAATTTTAGCCGTGCTTATGTATCTCATCTGGTGCGATCGCAGGAAATTTTAGCTTATACGTTGTTGAGCATTCACAACATTACCGAGCTAATTCGCTTTACCCAGCATATTAGAGAAGCAATATTAAGCGATCGCTTCACCACAGAATTTGGCCACTGGCTCAACGAAGAAAGTGGAGATGAAGAGTGGGAAGTCGAAGAATAA
- a CDS encoding photosystem II reaction center protein K, protein MEAALLLAKLPEAYQIFDPLVDVLPVIPVFFLLLAFVWQAAVGFR, encoded by the coding sequence ATGGAAGCAGCACTTTTATTAGCAAAACTGCCTGAAGCTTACCAAATCTTCGATCCTTTGGTAGACGTTCTCCCAGTCATCCCTGTATTCTTCTTGTTGCTTGCTTTCGTTTGGCAAGCAGCCGTGGGATTTAGGTAA